The Mycolicibacterium lutetiense genome window below encodes:
- the lysA gene encoding diaminopimelate decarboxylase, with amino-acid sequence MNAHPAGPRHAEEVHHSGAPVKPQSPDEILLLAPNVWPRNLVRGDDGVVSIAGVSVTELAAEYGTPLFVIDEDDFRSRCRDIAAAFGGGEYVHYAAKAFLCSEIVRWVNQEGLSLDVATGGELAVALHADFPAERITLHGNNKSVTELTAAVKAGVGHVVVDSLIEIERLDEVAGAAGIVQDVLVRVTPGVEAHTHEFISTAHEDQKFGLSLASGAAMEAVRRVFATENLRLIGLHSHIGSQIFDVAGFEVAAHRVIGLLRDVVSEFGVEKTSQMSVIDLGGGLGISYVPSDDPPPMKELADKLKAIVRSESEAVGLPTPKLVVEPGRAIAGPGTITLYEVGTVKDVAISATAQRRYVSVDGGMSDNIRPALYDAEYDARLVSRTSDATATLARIVGKHCETGDIVVRDTWVSDDITPGDLLAVAATGAYCYSMSSRYNLLCRPAVVAVKDGKARLVLRRETVDDLLSLEVSGQ; translated from the coding sequence GTGAACGCTCATCCCGCCGGCCCCCGGCACGCCGAGGAAGTCCACCACTCCGGTGCTCCCGTCAAACCTCAGTCTCCTGACGAAATCCTGCTGCTGGCTCCGAACGTGTGGCCGCGCAACCTGGTTCGCGGCGACGACGGTGTCGTGTCGATCGCCGGAGTGTCGGTCACCGAGTTGGCGGCCGAGTACGGCACCCCGCTGTTCGTGATCGACGAGGACGACTTCCGGTCGCGTTGCCGCGACATCGCGGCGGCCTTCGGCGGCGGCGAGTACGTGCACTATGCGGCCAAGGCGTTCCTCTGCAGTGAGATCGTTCGTTGGGTCAACCAGGAAGGCCTGTCGCTCGACGTGGCGACCGGGGGAGAGCTCGCGGTTGCGCTGCACGCCGACTTCCCGGCGGAGCGGATCACCCTGCACGGCAACAACAAATCCGTCACCGAGCTCACGGCCGCCGTCAAGGCCGGGGTTGGGCATGTGGTGGTCGATTCCCTGATCGAGATCGAGCGCCTGGACGAAGTCGCCGGTGCGGCGGGCATCGTCCAGGACGTGCTGGTTCGCGTGACGCCGGGCGTGGAAGCTCACACCCATGAGTTCATCTCGACCGCCCACGAGGACCAGAAGTTCGGGCTGTCCCTGGCCAGCGGTGCGGCGATGGAAGCGGTACGCAGGGTTTTCGCCACCGAGAACCTGCGACTGATCGGATTGCACAGCCACATCGGCAGCCAGATCTTCGATGTGGCCGGGTTCGAGGTGGCTGCCCACCGCGTGATCGGCCTGCTGCGCGACGTCGTGTCCGAATTCGGCGTCGAGAAGACGTCGCAGATGTCGGTCATCGACCTCGGTGGGGGGCTGGGGATCTCGTATGTCCCGTCCGATGACCCGCCGCCGATGAAGGAACTTGCCGACAAACTCAAGGCCATCGTGCGCAGCGAGTCCGAGGCCGTCGGACTGCCGACACCGAAGCTCGTGGTGGAACCGGGCCGCGCCATCGCCGGGCCGGGGACCATCACGCTCTACGAAGTCGGCACGGTCAAGGATGTGGCGATCAGCGCCACCGCACAGCGACGCTACGTGAGCGTCGACGGCGGGATGAGTGACAACATCCGCCCGGCGCTGTACGACGCCGAGTACGACGCCCGCCTGGTGTCGCGAACCAGCGACGCAACCGCGACTCTGGCGCGTATCGTCGGGAAGCATTGTGAGACCGGCGACATAGTGGTCCGCGATACCTGGGTCTCCGATGACATCACGCCCGGTGACTTGCTGGCCGTTGCCGCCACCGGTGCCTACTGCTACTCGATGTCGAGCCGGTACAACCTGTTGTGCCGACCTGCCGTGGTAGCCGTGAAGGACGGCAAGGCGCGGTTGGTGCTCCGTCGGGAGACCGTCGACGATCTTTTGAGCCTGGAGGTGAGTGGTCAATGA
- the argS gene encoding arginine--tRNA ligase, with protein sequence MTPADLAELLKATAAAVLTEHDLDTAALPDTVTVERPRNLEHGDYATNLALQLGKKVGVNPRELAGWLATALTAADGIAAAEVAGPGFVNLRIEASAQGVIVTNVLNAGAGYGNSAELNEKVNLEFVSANPTGPIHIGGTRWAAVGDALGRLLSTQGADVTREYYFNDHGGQIDRFARSLVAAAKGEPAPEDGYAGSYINDIAASVLAKRPEVMSLPADEQQEAFREIGVDLMFTHIKESLHEFGTDFDVYTHEDSMHTSGRVDQAIAKLRETGNIYEKDGATWLRTTEFGDDKDRVVIKSDGNAAYIAGDLAYYLDKRERGFDLCIYMLGADHHGYIARLKAAAAALGDNPDTVEVLIGQMVNLVRDGQPVRMSKRAGTVITLDDLVEAIGVDAARYSLIRSSVDTPIDIDLALWSSASSENPVYYVQYAHARLSALARNAADLGVTADTAHLDLLTHDKEGILIRNLGEFPRVLKAAAALREPHRVCRYLEDLAGDYHRFYDACRVLPQGDEDPGELNSARLALCEATRQVIANGLAILGVTAPERM encoded by the coding sequence GTGACCCCCGCCGACCTCGCAGAGCTGCTCAAGGCCACTGCCGCCGCAGTGCTGACCGAACATGACCTGGACACCGCCGCGCTGCCCGACACCGTCACGGTCGAGCGCCCGCGCAACCTCGAGCACGGCGACTACGCAACCAACCTCGCGCTGCAGCTCGGTAAGAAGGTCGGCGTCAATCCGCGCGAGCTCGCCGGCTGGCTGGCCACCGCGCTGACCGCCGCCGACGGCATCGCCGCCGCCGAGGTCGCCGGACCCGGCTTCGTCAACCTGCGCATCGAGGCGTCCGCGCAGGGCGTCATCGTCACCAACGTGCTGAATGCGGGTGCTGGCTACGGCAACTCCGCCGAGCTGAACGAGAAGGTCAACCTCGAGTTCGTCTCGGCCAACCCGACCGGGCCCATCCACATCGGCGGCACCCGTTGGGCCGCGGTGGGCGACGCGCTGGGGCGGCTGCTGTCGACCCAGGGCGCAGACGTCACCCGTGAGTACTACTTCAACGATCACGGCGGCCAGATCGACCGGTTCGCCCGCTCGTTGGTCGCTGCGGCCAAGGGGGAGCCGGCCCCGGAGGACGGCTACGCCGGTTCCTACATCAACGACATCGCCGCGTCCGTGCTGGCCAAGCGGCCCGAGGTGATGAGCCTGCCCGCTGATGAGCAGCAGGAAGCCTTCCGTGAGATCGGCGTGGACCTGATGTTCACCCACATCAAGGAATCCCTGCACGAGTTCGGCACCGACTTCGACGTGTACACCCACGAAGACTCGATGCACACCTCAGGCCGGGTCGATCAGGCCATCGCCAAGTTGCGCGAGACCGGCAACATCTACGAGAAGGACGGCGCAACCTGGTTGCGCACCACCGAATTCGGTGACGACAAGGACCGCGTCGTCATCAAGAGCGACGGTAACGCGGCCTACATCGCCGGCGACCTCGCCTACTACCTGGACAAGCGTGAACGCGGATTCGACCTGTGCATCTACATGCTCGGTGCCGACCACCATGGCTACATCGCGCGGCTGAAGGCGGCCGCCGCGGCACTCGGTGACAACCCGGACACCGTCGAGGTGCTGATCGGCCAGATGGTGAACCTGGTCCGCGACGGCCAACCCGTGCGGATGAGTAAGCGCGCCGGCACCGTCATCACCCTCGACGATCTGGTCGAGGCCATCGGCGTCGATGCCGCCCGGTATTCCCTCATCCGCTCCTCGGTGGACACCCCGATCGACATCGACCTGGCGCTGTGGTCGAGTGCGTCCAGCGAAAACCCGGTCTACTACGTGCAATACGCGCATGCCCGGCTGTCGGCGCTGGCCCGCAATGCCGCCGATCTCGGCGTCACCGCCGACACCGCCCACTTGGATCTGCTGACCCACGACAAAGAGGGCATCCTGATCCGCAACCTGGGTGAGTTTCCCCGGGTGCTCAAAGCGGCTGCCGCACTGCGTGAACCGCACCGGGTCTGCCGATATCTGGAAGACCTGGCCGGCGACTATCACCGGTTCTATGACGCCTGCCGTGTGCTGCCGCAGGGTGATGAAGACCCAGGGGAACTCAATTCCGCGCGCCTCGCACTGTGTGAGGCCACCCGCCAGGTGATCGCCAACGGTCTGGCGATCCTCGGCGTCACTGCCCCGGAGCGGATGTGA
- a CDS encoding ABC transporter ATP-binding protein/permease, giving the protein MTELAYEPSLAEGRIDALRVSRHAGGRQLLHELSLTVRPGELVAIAGGSGAGKTTLLETLAGLQPPSGGQVRHDSTRIGYVPQDDIIHLEMPLRRTLRYAARLRLPAGTSAAEADRAVEQTMHDLDLADRAEVPVRALSGGQRKRASIAVELLTRPRIFFLDEPTSGLDPATAAEVMRLLYRLSRSGVTVVLTTHEPAGIELCDRVVFLARDGFLAFTGSPADARRYFGVQDLAGVYEKLATEGSPAAWAQRFDELRAVVPSHHDEPAPTPAAPSKVKTPRVIEQWWTLTRRNIEVLLRNRLTLTILLGSPVLVTAMMATLFRRGAFDTTGAADIGPAQIVFWIAFDGFFFGLTYGLLQIVGEMSVFRRERLSGVSITAYVGSKVTALLPVLALVSAVLLGVLRALGRLPALGWHVYALLFVTILVEATSALALGLFASAAVSNAAQAALALPMLCFPQVLFGGAIVPVHEMAAPGRMMSYGLSNRHAFEALGRDLDLDRFTATLPAMSGYRDTFSGGTGASLIALAAFTAILLTGTVWVLHRKSTPGAFWR; this is encoded by the coding sequence ATGACCGAATTGGCATACGAGCCGTCGCTCGCCGAGGGCCGAATCGACGCGTTGAGGGTGAGCCGGCACGCCGGCGGCCGGCAGCTCCTGCACGAGCTCTCGCTGACGGTGCGGCCGGGCGAACTGGTCGCCATCGCCGGGGGCAGCGGTGCGGGCAAGACGACACTGCTCGAGACGCTGGCCGGACTGCAGCCGCCCTCGGGTGGGCAGGTGCGGCACGACAGCACCCGGATCGGATACGTGCCGCAGGACGACATCATCCATCTGGAGATGCCGTTGCGCCGGACGTTGCGCTACGCCGCCCGGTTGAGGCTGCCCGCGGGTACCTCGGCAGCTGAGGCCGACCGCGCCGTCGAACAGACGATGCATGACCTCGACCTGGCTGACCGAGCCGAGGTACCGGTCCGCGCGTTGTCCGGTGGACAGCGCAAGCGGGCGAGCATCGCCGTGGAACTACTGACCCGGCCGCGGATCTTCTTCCTGGACGAACCCACCTCCGGTCTGGATCCGGCGACCGCGGCCGAGGTGATGCGTCTGCTGTATCGGCTGAGCCGCAGCGGAGTCACGGTTGTCCTGACCACCCATGAGCCGGCAGGCATCGAGCTGTGCGATCGGGTGGTGTTTCTCGCTCGCGACGGATTCCTGGCCTTCACAGGGAGTCCGGCCGATGCCCGGCGCTACTTCGGCGTCCAGGATCTGGCCGGGGTCTACGAGAAACTTGCCACCGAGGGCAGTCCGGCAGCGTGGGCGCAGCGATTCGATGAGCTGCGCGCAGTCGTGCCGAGCCACCACGACGAGCCAGCGCCGACTCCGGCCGCCCCGTCGAAGGTCAAGACACCCAGGGTGATCGAGCAGTGGTGGACATTGACGCGGCGCAATATCGAGGTCCTGCTTCGTAATCGGTTGACACTGACGATCCTGCTGGGCTCACCGGTGTTGGTCACCGCGATGATGGCAACGCTGTTCCGGCGCGGCGCCTTCGATACGACCGGTGCGGCCGACATCGGACCGGCGCAGATCGTCTTCTGGATCGCGTTCGACGGCTTCTTCTTCGGCCTGACCTACGGCCTGCTGCAGATCGTCGGGGAGATGTCGGTCTTCCGGCGTGAGCGGTTGTCCGGCGTGAGCATCACGGCGTATGTGGGGTCCAAGGTCACCGCACTGCTCCCGGTACTGGCGCTGGTGAGCGCGGTACTGCTCGGCGTACTGCGAGCGCTCGGCCGGCTGCCCGCACTGGGATGGCATGTGTACGCGCTGCTGTTCGTGACGATCCTCGTGGAGGCGACGTCGGCGCTGGCGCTGGGACTGTTCGCCTCCGCCGCGGTCTCCAACGCCGCGCAGGCCGCCCTGGCGCTGCCGATGCTGTGTTTCCCGCAGGTGCTGTTCGGCGGTGCGATCGTGCCGGTCCACGAGATGGCCGCCCCGGGACGGATGATGAGCTACGGCCTGTCCAATCGGCATGCGTTCGAAGCGCTCGGTAGAGACCTCGACCTCGACCGATTCACCGCCACGCTGCCTGCCATGTCGGGATACCGCGACACCTTCAGCGGCGGCACCGGCGCCAGCCTGATTGCGCTCGCGGCGTTCACCGCCATCCTGCTCACCGGAACCGTGTGGGTGCTGCACCGCAAATCGACCCCGGGTGCGTTCTGGCGATGA
- a CDS encoding LLM class flavin-dependent oxidoreductase produces MTMPVMEPLLDATTLRSWAQVIDEGPFSSLCWGERIAFDNPDSLTLLGALAAWTDRVRLVTTVVVPQLHDPVMLAKGLATGDLLSGGRLTVGIGVGGRHEDYHAVGADPGTQSRRGLAERVAVMKRVWAGEKVTESVLPVGPPPVQSGGPPLQIGSIGPKTIRDAAVWADGVAGTTLDLDLTRQAELFDVARTAWAEAGKPKPHLATSFWFALGKPEEARDQVRRHLRRYMNWIPAEYVDAMAPMTGWAGTEEELVEVLGKFESIGTDEVHLIPTSSDIDQLRRVAEVAKAFV; encoded by the coding sequence ATGACGATGCCGGTCATGGAACCTTTGTTGGATGCGACGACGCTGCGGTCCTGGGCGCAAGTCATCGACGAAGGGCCGTTCTCGTCGCTGTGCTGGGGCGAGCGCATCGCCTTCGACAATCCGGACAGCCTGACCCTGCTGGGCGCACTGGCGGCCTGGACTGACCGGGTGCGGCTGGTGACCACCGTGGTGGTACCGCAGTTGCACGATCCGGTGATGCTGGCCAAGGGCTTGGCCACCGGTGACCTGCTCAGTGGTGGGCGGTTGACCGTGGGTATCGGTGTCGGTGGCCGCCACGAGGACTATCACGCGGTCGGCGCCGACCCGGGGACCCAGAGCCGGCGGGGACTGGCTGAGCGTGTCGCGGTGATGAAGCGGGTGTGGGCCGGCGAGAAGGTCACCGAATCGGTGCTTCCGGTCGGGCCGCCGCCGGTTCAGTCCGGTGGGCCGCCGTTGCAGATCGGCAGCATCGGGCCCAAGACCATCCGTGATGCCGCGGTCTGGGCCGACGGCGTCGCCGGCACCACACTGGATCTGGATCTGACTCGCCAGGCCGAGTTGTTCGACGTCGCCCGGACCGCGTGGGCCGAGGCCGGCAAGCCCAAGCCGCACCTGGCGACCTCGTTCTGGTTCGCGCTCGGTAAGCCCGAGGAGGCCCGCGATCAGGTACGCCGGCATCTGCGTCGGTACATGAACTGGATCCCGGCCGAGTACGTCGACGCGATGGCTCCCATGACCGGCTGGGCCGGCACCGAAGAGGAACTGGTCGAGGTGCTCGGCAAGTTCGAGAGCATCGGCACCGACGAGGTGCACCTGATCCCGACCAGCTCCGATATCGACCAGCTGCGGCGAGTGGCTGAGGTGGCCAAAGCCTTCGTCTGA
- a CDS encoding HD domain-containing phosphohydrolase has protein sequence MRYDSGNGLCKAELLAAVSLAIDLGLGQPMEHMLRSSLIATRLAERIGLDARQRATVYYANLVGWIGCHADSHELSALFGDDIGFRADTYGVDRAGMPFLRLMVSHVGQDLPGWERGIRSAIFVLTARNQVARLINSHCSSAGALSDRMGLDRDVGAALAYVFERWDGRGMPNGVGGEKIPIEIHIVGLADVVEVHLRTGGLGQAIEVVRSRSGTQFSPDVADVFERDAAAIVEGLLDIDVWTAALALAPDRDRILSEDEIDEFLRAMADFVDLKCPVSPGYSRGIADLAAAAARQLRLSQAEVTRLYRAGLVHGLGKLGVSNQIWEKKGPLTTAETERLRMYPYLTGRILNRVDGLKSVVSLATKHEERIDGSGFPRGNAGPELTMADRILAAAVTYQVLHEQDSGHADVAGLLRREARDGRLDAESVEAVLTAAGHRSEPRSGPSSRLTAREVEVLRLVAQGRSNREIGSTLFIAEKTARNHVERVYAKLGVSNRTQATLAAIDRGLAGPALDTAGGSA, from the coding sequence ATGCGGTACGACTCGGGAAACGGTCTGTGTAAGGCCGAGTTGCTGGCGGCGGTTTCGCTGGCGATCGACCTTGGTCTCGGCCAGCCGATGGAACACATGCTCCGATCGTCGCTGATCGCCACACGTCTCGCGGAGCGGATAGGTCTTGATGCGCGACAGCGCGCGACGGTGTACTACGCAAATCTGGTCGGCTGGATCGGCTGCCACGCCGACTCGCATGAACTGTCAGCTCTTTTCGGCGACGACATCGGTTTTCGGGCCGACACCTACGGGGTGGACCGGGCTGGGATGCCATTTCTGCGGTTGATGGTCAGCCATGTCGGGCAGGATCTGCCTGGCTGGGAACGCGGAATCCGATCGGCGATATTCGTTCTCACCGCGCGCAACCAGGTGGCCCGGCTCATCAACTCGCACTGCAGCTCGGCTGGGGCGTTGTCCGACCGAATGGGGCTGGATCGCGACGTCGGTGCGGCACTTGCCTATGTCTTCGAGCGCTGGGATGGCCGCGGTATGCCCAATGGTGTTGGTGGCGAGAAGATTCCGATCGAGATACACATCGTCGGCCTGGCTGACGTGGTCGAGGTGCATCTGCGTACCGGCGGTCTGGGGCAGGCGATCGAGGTCGTGCGATCCCGCAGTGGCACCCAGTTCAGCCCCGACGTCGCGGACGTGTTCGAGCGTGATGCCGCCGCGATCGTCGAGGGGTTGCTCGACATCGATGTCTGGACTGCGGCACTGGCGCTCGCACCTGACCGCGATCGCATTCTGAGCGAGGACGAGATCGATGAATTCCTTCGAGCAATGGCAGATTTCGTCGATCTCAAATGCCCGGTCTCACCGGGCTACTCGCGCGGCATCGCCGACCTGGCGGCAGCAGCCGCCCGCCAGTTGCGGCTGTCGCAGGCCGAGGTGACGCGACTGTACCGCGCCGGCCTGGTCCACGGACTGGGGAAACTGGGCGTATCCAACCAGATCTGGGAGAAGAAGGGCCCGTTGACGACGGCCGAGACCGAGCGGCTGCGGATGTATCCGTACCTGACCGGGCGGATCCTGAATCGCGTCGACGGTTTGAAATCGGTTGTCTCGCTGGCCACCAAGCACGAGGAGAGGATCGACGGCTCCGGATTCCCCCGAGGCAATGCGGGTCCGGAGCTCACCATGGCCGATCGGATACTGGCGGCTGCTGTCACATATCAGGTTCTGCACGAGCAGGATTCGGGGCATGCGGATGTTGCCGGACTGTTGCGTCGCGAGGCGCGCGACGGACGACTTGACGCGGAGTCGGTGGAAGCGGTGCTGACGGCGGCGGGTCATCGGTCGGAGCCCCGGTCCGGGCCCTCATCGAGGCTCACCGCCCGCGAGGTCGAAGTCTTGCGGCTCGTCGCGCAGGGGAGATCCAACCGGGAGATCGGCTCCACTCTGTTCATCGCGGAGAAGACAGCGCGCAACCACGTCGAGCGGGTGTACGCCAAGCTCGGCGTCAGCAACCGCACCCAGGCGACTCTGGCGGCCATCGATCGAGGTCTGGCCGGCCCCGCGCTCGACACCGCCGGGGGATCGGCGTAG
- a CDS encoding homoserine dehydrogenase, whose protein sequence is MSEKPIGVAVLGLGNVGSEVVRIINESATDLAARIGAPLEVRGIGVRKVSGDRGVPMDLLTDDIIELVSRDDVDIVVELMGPVKPARKAILAALEQGKSVVTANKALMAQSTGELAQAAEKARVDLYFEAAVAGAIPVIRPLTQSLAGDTVLRVAGIVNGTTNYILSEMDSTGADYNSALADASALGYAEADPTADVEGYDAAAKAAILASIAFHTRVTADDVYREGITKVSSADFESARALGCTIKLLAICERLTSDEGKQRVSARVYPALVPLTHPLAAVNGAFNAVVVEAEAAGRLMFYGQGAGGAPTASAVMGDVVMAARNRVQGGRGPRESKYAKLPIAPIGFIPTRYYVNMNVSDRPGVLSAVAAEFSKREVSIAEVRQEGMVDDDGQPCGARIVVVTHQATDAALSETVEALADLDVVQTINSVLRMEGTNA, encoded by the coding sequence ATGAGTGAGAAGCCCATCGGCGTAGCGGTACTGGGGCTGGGTAACGTCGGCAGCGAAGTGGTGCGCATCATCAACGAGAGCGCCACCGATCTGGCCGCCCGCATCGGCGCCCCGCTCGAGGTGCGTGGCATCGGGGTGCGCAAGGTCTCCGGTGACCGCGGCGTGCCGATGGATCTGCTCACCGATGACATCATCGAGCTGGTGTCGCGCGACGACGTGGACATCGTGGTGGAGTTGATGGGTCCGGTGAAGCCGGCTCGCAAGGCCATCCTGGCGGCCTTGGAGCAGGGTAAGTCAGTGGTCACCGCCAACAAGGCGCTGATGGCACAGTCCACCGGTGAGCTGGCGCAGGCAGCCGAAAAAGCTCGCGTCGACCTGTATTTCGAGGCCGCCGTGGCCGGTGCGATCCCGGTCATCCGCCCGCTGACCCAGTCGCTGGCCGGTGACACGGTGTTGCGGGTGGCCGGCATCGTCAACGGCACCACCAACTACATCCTGTCCGAGATGGACAGCACCGGAGCCGATTACAACTCGGCGCTGGCCGACGCCAGCGCGCTGGGCTACGCCGAGGCCGATCCGACCGCCGACGTCGAGGGTTACGACGCTGCGGCCAAGGCGGCAATTCTCGCCTCGATCGCGTTCCATACCAGGGTCACCGCCGACGATGTCTATCGCGAAGGCATCACCAAGGTGAGCTCCGCCGACTTCGAGTCCGCGCGGGCGCTGGGCTGCACCATCAAACTGCTGGCCATCTGTGAGCGGCTCACCAGTGATGAAGGAAAGCAACGTGTTTCGGCCCGCGTCTACCCGGCCCTGGTGCCGCTGACGCATCCGCTGGCCGCGGTGAACGGGGCCTTCAACGCCGTGGTGGTCGAGGCCGAAGCAGCCGGCCGGTTGATGTTCTACGGCCAGGGCGCCGGGGGAGCACCAACCGCATCAGCCGTGATGGGCGACGTCGTGATGGCCGCCCGCAACCGGGTCCAGGGCGGCCGTGGTCCGCGGGAATCCAAGTACGCCAAGTTGCCGATCGCCCCGATCGGATTCATCCCCACCCGCTACTACGTCAACATGAATGTCTCGGATCGGCCGGGCGTGTTGTCCGCGGTGGCAGCAGAATTCTCCAAGCGCGAGGTGAGCATCGCCGAGGTGCGCCAGGAGGGCATGGTCGATGACGACGGGCAGCCGTGTGGTGCACGCATCGTGGTGGTCACCCACCAGGCCACCGATGCCGCGCTCTCGGAAACCGTCGAGGCGCTGGCCGATCTCGATGTGGTGCAGACCATCAACAGCGTGCTGCGTATGGAAGGAACGAACGCATGA
- a CDS encoding acyl-CoA dehydrogenase family protein, with product MITLSTEEQAIVDTVRDFVDKQVRPVVRELEHANTYPEALIETMKEMGIFGLAIPEPYGFAAVSMPCYAQVTEELARGWMSLAGAMGGHTVVSKLLLQFGTEAQKQKYLPRMATGELRATMALTEPGGGSDLQAMRTVATKNESGYVINGSKTWISNARKAGLVALLCKTDPAALPAHKGVSILLVEKVPGFEVSKDLPKLGYKGVESCEINFVDCQVDSDALLGGAEGRGFAQMMKGLEVGRIQVAARATGVARAAFDDALQYAQDRESFGVPIWKHQSVGNMLADMGTKLYAARSLLLDAAERIDAGGRCDMEAGMAKLFASETAMEIALNAVRIHGGYGYSTEYDVERYFRDAPLMIVGEGTNEIQRGVIAKQLVKRGGLDI from the coding sequence GTGATTACCTTGTCCACCGAAGAGCAGGCCATCGTCGACACCGTCCGCGACTTCGTCGACAAGCAGGTCCGGCCCGTCGTCCGCGAACTCGAACACGCCAACACCTATCCCGAGGCACTCATCGAGACGATGAAGGAGATGGGCATCTTTGGTCTGGCGATCCCGGAACCCTATGGTTTCGCGGCAGTTTCGATGCCGTGCTACGCGCAGGTCACCGAGGAGCTCGCGCGCGGCTGGATGAGCCTGGCCGGCGCGATGGGCGGGCACACCGTGGTGTCCAAGCTGTTACTGCAGTTCGGCACCGAGGCGCAGAAGCAGAAGTATCTGCCCCGCATGGCCACCGGCGAACTGCGCGCCACAATGGCGCTCACCGAACCCGGCGGAGGCTCCGACCTGCAGGCCATGCGCACCGTGGCAACCAAAAACGAGTCGGGCTACGTGATCAACGGGTCGAAGACCTGGATCAGCAATGCCCGCAAGGCCGGCCTGGTCGCGCTGCTGTGCAAGACCGACCCCGCCGCGCTCCCCGCCCACAAGGGCGTGTCGATTCTGTTGGTGGAGAAGGTTCCCGGCTTCGAAGTCTCCAAGGATCTGCCGAAACTCGGATACAAAGGCGTCGAGAGTTGTGAGATCAATTTCGTTGACTGCCAAGTGGATTCAGATGCGCTACTCGGTGGTGCCGAAGGACGCGGATTCGCCCAGATGATGAAGGGTCTGGAAGTCGGCCGGATCCAGGTGGCCGCCAGGGCAACGGGCGTGGCCCGCGCCGCGTTTGACGACGCACTGCAGTACGCGCAGGACCGCGAGAGCTTCGGCGTGCCGATCTGGAAGCACCAGTCGGTCGGGAACATGCTGGCCGACATGGGCACCAAGCTCTACGCCGCCCGCAGCCTCCTGCTCGATGCGGCCGAGCGGATCGACGCCGGCGGCCGCTGCGACATGGAGGCAGGCATGGCCAAGCTGTTCGCCTCGGAGACCGCGATGGAGATCGCGCTGAATGCGGTGCGGATCCACGGCGGCTACGGCTACTCCACCGAATACGACGTCGAACGCTATTTCCGCGACGCGCCCCTGATGATCGTCGGCGAGGGCACCAACGAAATCCAGCGGGGCGTCATCGCCAAGCAACTGGTCAAGCGCGGCGGACTCGACATCTGA
- a CDS encoding GntR family transcriptional regulator, which produces MNGNPKKHLMRLSDVASSHVRELIVSGQLHSGQFIRPEVVAEELGISATPAREGLLQLQTEGFLSVEPRRGFMVTALSSDDIRDIYDAQALLGGELTARVAATITPTTVDELERIQDALEHAAAANDFDEEERLNHQFHELIYRLSGSRKIRWLIKTTLTYAPRKFFAAVEGWPEASAQDHRAIIEHLRANNPEQARAAMARHIRNAGALLADHLAQNGGLR; this is translated from the coding sequence ATGAACGGGAATCCCAAGAAACACCTCATGCGGTTGTCTGATGTCGCGTCGTCGCATGTGCGCGAGCTCATCGTGTCGGGACAGTTGCACTCTGGGCAGTTCATCCGTCCGGAGGTGGTCGCCGAGGAACTCGGAATCAGCGCCACGCCGGCCCGCGAGGGCCTGCTGCAGCTTCAGACCGAGGGCTTCTTATCCGTCGAGCCACGCCGCGGCTTCATGGTGACGGCGCTGTCCAGCGACGACATCCGCGACATCTACGACGCCCAAGCCCTGTTGGGCGGTGAGCTCACCGCTCGCGTCGCCGCGACGATCACACCGACGACGGTAGACGAACTCGAGCGAATCCAGGATGCGCTCGAACATGCCGCTGCTGCAAATGATTTCGACGAGGAAGAACGGCTCAACCACCAGTTCCACGAACTGATCTACCGGCTGAGCGGGTCACGCAAGATCCGGTGGCTTATCAAGACCACGCTGACGTATGCACCCCGCAAGTTCTTTGCCGCCGTGGAGGGTTGGCCCGAGGCATCGGCCCAGGATCACCGGGCCATCATCGAGCACTTGCGCGCCAACAACCCCGAGCAGGCCCGCGCCGCCATGGCCCGACATATCCGGAATGCCGGTGCGCTGCTCGCCGATCACCTGGCCCAGAACGGCGGACTGAGGTAG